Proteins found in one Pseudomonas sp. P8_241 genomic segment:
- the dnaN gene encoding DNA polymerase III subunit beta yields MHFTIQREALLKPLQLVAGVVERRQTLPVLSNVLLVVEGQQLSLTGTDLEVELVGRVQLEEPADPGSITVPARKLMDICKSLPNDALIDIKVDEQKLVVKAGRSRFTLSTLPANDFPTVEEGPGSLTCSLEQSKLRRLIERTSFAMAQQDVRYYLNGMLLEVSAGVIRAVATDGHRLAMCSMQADIGQPDRHQVIVPRKGILELARLLTEPDGNVSIVLGQHHIRATTGEFTFTSKLVDGKFPDYERVLPKGGDKLVLGDRQALREAFSRTAILSNEKYRGIRLQLAAGQLKIQANNPEQEEAEEEVGVEYNGGSLEIGFNVSYLLDVLGVMTTEQVRLILSDSNSSALVQESDNDDSAYVVMPMRL; encoded by the coding sequence ATGCATTTCACCATTCAACGCGAAGCCCTGTTGAAACCCCTGCAACTGGTCGCAGGCGTCGTCGAACGCCGACAGACCTTGCCGGTGCTCTCAAACGTGCTGCTGGTTGTCGAAGGCCAGCAATTGTCGCTGACCGGTACCGACCTGGAAGTCGAGCTGGTCGGTCGTGTTCAACTCGAAGAACCCGCAGATCCTGGCTCCATCACCGTGCCTGCGCGCAAGCTGATGGACATCTGCAAGAGCCTGCCTAACGATGCGCTGATCGACATCAAGGTCGATGAGCAAAAGCTTGTGGTGAAAGCCGGCCGTAGCCGTTTCACCCTGTCGACCCTGCCGGCAAATGATTTCCCAACGGTAGAAGAAGGCCCTGGTTCGCTGACGTGCAGTCTTGAGCAAAGCAAACTGCGCCGTCTGATCGAACGCACCAGCTTCGCCATGGCCCAGCAGGATGTGCGTTACTACCTCAATGGCATGCTGCTGGAAGTTTCCGCTGGCGTGATCCGCGCGGTGGCCACCGACGGTCACCGTCTGGCCATGTGCTCGATGCAGGCGGATATCGGTCAGCCGGATCGTCACCAGGTCATCGTGCCGCGCAAGGGTATCCTCGAACTGGCGCGTCTGCTCACCGAGCCGGATGGCAACGTCAGCATCGTGCTGGGCCAGCATCATATCCGCGCCACCACTGGCGAATTCACCTTCACCTCGAAACTGGTTGACGGTAAATTCCCAGACTATGAGCGCGTTCTGCCGAAGGGCGGTGACAAGCTGGTTCTCGGCGATAGACAAGCACTGCGTGAAGCCTTCAGCCGGACCGCGATTCTGTCCAACGAGAAGTACCGCGGTATCCGTCTGCAACTGGCGGCGGGTCAGTTGAAAATCCAGGCGAACAACCCGGAACAGGAAGAGGCCGAAGAAGAAGTGGGCGTTGAATACAACGGCGGTTCCCTTGAGATCGGTTTCAACGTGAGCTATCTGCTCGACGTATTGGGCGTGATGACCACTGAGCAGGTTCGTCTGATCCTGTCCGACTCCAACAGCAGTGCGCTGGTGCAAGAGTCCGACAATGACGATTCGGCCTACGTCGTCATGCCGATGCGTCTGTAA
- the recF gene encoding DNA replication/repair protein RecF (All proteins in this family for which functions are known are DNA-binding proteins that assist the filamentation of RecA onto DNA for the initiation of recombination or recombinational repair.) — protein sequence MSLSRVSVTAVRNLHPVTISPSPRINILYGANGSGKTSVLEAIHLLGLARSFRSTRLLPVIQYEQLACTVFGQVELAEGGQSALGISRDRQGEFQIRIDGQNARSAAQLAEILPLQLINPDSFRLLEGAPKIRRQFLDWGVFHVEPRFMSTWQRLQKALRQRNSWLRHGTLDAVSQAVWDRELCQASAEIDEYRRAYIKALKPVFEQTLSELVELEGLTLSYYRGWDKDRELSAVLAGSLQRDQQMGHTQAGPQRADLRLRLGAHNAADILSRGQQKLVVCALRIAQGHLVSQARRGQCIYLVDDLPSELDEHHRRALCRLLEDLRCQVFITCVDHELLREGWQTETPVALFHVEQGRITQTHDHRE from the coding sequence ATGTCATTAAGTCGCGTCTCGGTCACCGCGGTGCGCAATCTGCACCCGGTGACCATCTCCCCCTCCCCCCGAATCAATATTCTTTACGGCGCCAACGGCAGCGGCAAAACCAGTGTCCTGGAAGCCATACACCTGCTGGGGCTTGCCCGTTCGTTTCGTAGCACTCGTTTATTGCCGGTCATTCAGTACGAACAGTTGGCGTGCACGGTATTTGGGCAGGTCGAACTCGCCGAGGGTGGACAGAGTGCCTTGGGGATCTCGCGGGACCGTCAGGGCGAGTTTCAAATCCGCATCGACGGGCAGAATGCTCGGAGCGCCGCACAACTGGCCGAGATCCTGCCTCTACAACTGATCAACCCTGACAGCTTCCGCTTGCTCGAAGGTGCGCCGAAGATTCGCCGCCAGTTTCTCGATTGGGGTGTGTTCCACGTGGAACCCCGCTTCATGTCCACATGGCAGCGCTTGCAGAAGGCCCTGCGCCAGAGAAACTCTTGGCTGCGGCATGGTACACTTGACGCCGTTTCGCAAGCGGTTTGGGATAGGGAACTGTGTCAGGCCAGCGCTGAAATCGATGAATACCGTCGCGCTTATATCAAAGCCTTGAAACCAGTCTTTGAACAAACCCTGAGCGAGTTGGTTGAGCTTGAGGGCCTAACGCTCAGCTATTACCGGGGTTGGGACAAGGACCGAGAGCTGAGCGCTGTGCTCGCCGGTTCCCTGCAACGGGATCAGCAAATGGGTCATACCCAAGCCGGTCCACAACGTGCTGATTTGCGCCTTAGATTAGGCGCACACAATGCCGCGGACATCTTGTCTCGAGGCCAGCAGAAGTTGGTGGTCTGTGCATTGCGGATTGCTCAAGGGCACTTGGTTAGCCAAGCCCGTCGCGGGCAGTGTATTTATCTGGTGGATGACTTGCCGTCCGAATTGGACGAGCACCACCGTCGCGCCCTTTGCCGCTTGCTGGAAGACTTACGCTGCCAGGTATTTATCACCTGTGTAGATCACGAATTATTGAGGGAAGGCTGGCAGACGGAAACGCCAGTCGCCCTGTTCCACGTGGAACAGGGCCGTATCACCCAGACCCACGACCATCGGGAGTGA